CTTGTCTTGCAACCATGATGGTGGCCTAAAGGTCAAAATGGCATTACGTTTGAGTTGGCAAAAATCTGCCTTTGTTAGACCCGACATCAGTTGTCATTTGTTTCATCCAACAGGAAGATCTAAACAGCGTTTATCCAGAACACAACCTTTAAGTGCTGCATGCAAGACACCAACTGCTGCAAACCTCTCTGCAGagcacattttcaaaaaatCTAGCATTTGCCTTcaacatttaatctaaaaaagaGCCGTGCTTGTGTCGATGTTCAATGGCATCGTTAAACAAGGTCTGAATGAATGTTTAGCCAGAACTTGAGCTGTCTGAGCTCATAACTTGGCAGAAAGTGCATATCAGAAGCAGGGGGATCCCAGCTAGGGTGGATGGGAAAGATGTGGTGTGGAGTTTGGCTCTCGGTCCAAGGGGAAGCCCCTCAGCGGTTCAGCTTGTTCCCAAGTACTGTAATCCTTTAGACAGGCAGAACCAGATCCCTACTGGAAGTGTCATGCAGATGTTCTACGTTTAAGTGCATTCAAGCCACCTTGGGTCATCAAACAAGCCTGTTAGTTGTTCACTAGCAAAATGCACATCGGGTGTAAAAGTTTGGCCTTCGTTTACATGGTTGTCAAGCAACAGATCCCTTGCAGTTTGAAACATATCACCCCATATAATGAGTTCCATACCTCCTGTTACATACACTGCTACATCCTTACAAACACATAACTGGTGATTCTAAGGACTGCATGAGAGACCAAAAAGGCTATCAGTTAAGCTTTAATGATAAAGGGTTTACTACTTCTAAAGGTAGCCGGTAAGCTTGTGTGTAACTTCTTTTGActtacctttttttattattgaataaGGAACATTTGGCTGCAATAAACTAACCCAAGGTGGTTTAAAGGATAGTAGGAGACACAAAGCTTAATCcccaaaaggctttattttgcTGCTTGAGTTAGATTTGGGTTGGCCTGGTGCCTGACCAGATGTAAATCTTCTGAAAGAAGGAACAACGTCTATCGTTCCCAAGCACAGAGTATACAAAAGATAACATATTTGAACAGAAACATCACAACAATCCTACATCTGCTCGCACAATACCATAGCACCATAAGGAGCAGTGTGATAAAACTATATCTTACTTTATTTCCACCAAATGTATGGTAGCagtcaaaagaaaaaggcaTGTTGCAACATGTAAATGTGGCAACAGTTCATTCATGCAATAAATTCTACTAAAACAAAAGCTGTCATCAAACACTGAACTGAGGTCTTCCCTATCTGGGCATGGCATCAGTGTTAGAACCGGTCCCTGTCAGGCATTCTGAAAGCTCCATCAGCACATTTCTTTCACTAATTAGTGCTATGAAAGATTATTTTTCCCTTtaagatttcttctgtttttgctattttgtcacaattaaatgtttcagatcattaaacacatttaaatataatgatGAAAGAAAACTGTCCAGAACAATCTTATCCTTTGTGAGAAACCTAACCACCCTCCACCCCCGCCTGAAGGTTGTTGAATAGTCTAAACAATTTCTTGACAAAAATCAAAGCAGATGCTGTGGCATGATCCTTAAACTCTTCGGTGTGGCAGAATAAAAGCTATTCAGCAAAGACAATGGGCCTCCACAGTAATCTAAAAGACTCATTACCGGTTATTGATGGCAGTTTTAGCTATTACAACCAGTTATTATGTTTAGGAGGTAATTATTTTTTCACACAGAGTCAGGTTGGCTTGGATAGCCATTAGTTactgaaatcatcatttgaaatgtgcttttttgtatttactagGGTTATCTTTGTGTGATATTAAAATGTTGggtgatctgaaatatttaagtcagacaaaaagcaaaaatgaaagaaatctgTAACACTTTTTCACCTAAAGTGCaaactcaccccaaaatcaacttttatttcagataaacTGAGCCTATGTTACTGTGCAAtcacttacatttttttttgagaaaagttagttctgcaatatttgtcttcTAACTTCTTAGTGCTGTCTTCTTAGGGTTAAACAGTAGCTACTGCAGctgaattttcctattggttcagACGGTACATGTTTTCGTCACCATAGCCCTTCCGTGGCAAAACCACCAGATGTTGGCAAAACCACCAGATGTTGGCATAGTCACTCCATGTTTCAACAGGTCACTTTCTTTCGTCCTGACTGACGCAGCAACAACGCCCACCGCTCAGCTGTGTCTCTTGAAACCGCCCACTTTGGTGGTATTCTTCAAAATGTGTCTGGGGCGGGGTTTTGCCTTTacattggggtgagttacactttaagacTGCCTGAAAAGTCCTGAATCAAGACGTGTTAATCCCTGAGTAaagtttttgtttcatcaagcTAATGTTCTGCTTTGCGTTTcaattttttattctttgattTATTCTTCCACCTTCTTTTACCAAGATGGCTCATAAACAAGTTATTGtatccttcctcctcctcttcctcccgcTGCTGCTTCTCGTCCTTGTACCACGGACCCCACACCCCTCCATTGTACTGTGGGTTGGAGCGCAGGTCTTTGGTTGGGTAGCGTACCGGCACAGCGGTCTTGTTGTACTGCACAAGCCGCATCAGCATCTTCTTCACTATATGGGGGTAACGCTGTGACAAGTCTACTCGCTCGTAAGGATCTGCTGTGATGTTGAACAGCCAGACGGACTTGCCCCTGTCCCAGCGCACGCGTTCGTTATGGTGCCGAGTGGTTAGCCGTTGGTTGGAGAAAGTCTGTGGAGGTACCCAGTCACTGTAGCCTGGTACACCCGTCAGGAGCTTCCAGTGACCAACTCGGAGCGCAGCCTGGATGGCTGTGTTCCATAGACCGTATCCCGCTTTCCAAGAACCATTCTTGGCTTTGACGTAAATTGGGTCGATGTTATGTAAAATGTCTAGGCGAGGCGAAGAGCGACCTTCACTAATAGCCTCCCAAACATCATATCCATCCAGATTTAAATCTTCATCTAAGGTGCCCCCACCAAGGGTCACCAGGGTAGGAAACCAGTCAGTTATGTGGACCAAAGATCGGCATTTTGAGCCTTTCTTTACTAACAGGGGACTGTGTACAAAACCCACTCCTCTGATGCCTCCCTCCCAGTAGGTGGCTTTGCTCCCCCTCAAGGGCCAGTTACTTCCACCAGCTAATGGCTGGCCCCCATTGTCTGTGGAGTACACTATAACTGTGTTGTCATAATAACCAAAGCGTTTCAGGGCTTGAGTGAGGTTATGAATGGCTTCATCAAGGCAAGAAACCATGGCAGCATATTTACGCCGATGTGGGTTTGGAATTCCTTTGTAGCGCTCGAGATAGTGAGCAGGAACCTGGAGCGGGGAGTGAACCGCCTGGTAAGCTAGGTAAAGAAACAAGGGTTGCCTGTGAGGATTATGATTGGCCAAGATGCTGACAGCCTTTCGAGTGAACATCACAGTAGAGTACAAACCACGGTCCTGTTCCCAAGCAGCCTCCTCCCCTTCATACAGATCATAACCACACATGCCGGGGCCTTCACATTTGTAGTGACTGTAGTAATCACCGCTTCCAAGCAGGGATCCAAAGAAAGTGTCGAAACCACGCTGGGTGGGAAGGCAGCCACGTTTGTAAAAGCCAAGGTGCCACTTCCCCACCATGTGGGTGGAGTAGCCAGCTTCTTTGAGCTTCTGGGGAAGGGTGACATTTTCCAAGGGAAGGCAGTTGGGCTGGGTGGCTCGAATGATGGAATGTTGCAGACCTGTATGGATCTGATACCTTtgaaaagatagaaaaaaagataaaacccaTTAGAAGATGAACATGTAAGTACAATCTATTTTCTAATATTTACTCAAGCAGAAGGAGCAACAGATCCTGCCTGTGGGCTGATATTAACCTAAAATAAACGAGGCAGTCAGGTCTTTGCTTTTTCTGtcttacagtgccttgcaaaactataCATACACCTCGAATGTTTTACTGTGCTaaatcacataaaaaacaaCTGTAAATATTCAACGGTGAACACAGAATGCATATATTTTCTGGTGCTAGCATTTCAAAACGTTTCCAGTACAAAACCGactggttatttagtttgatttgccagttaataaaacagtaaaacctcTTGAAAGGTGTCAATGCCATTGCTTAGGATTTTGCGAACCGAATTCTGTCAACAATTTAcgataataaaatatgtttaaatcacTCTGGAGTTGTTTTGATAAGCAACCAAACTATTGTACGTGTTGTACTTGAAGGAACCATAGAAGCACACTTGGCAGGGATGGACAGGCCAATGTCTTCCAATGGACAGACTCCATCCCGACACAGTACCACTGTGCTAGAGATGCTCCTGTTGTATTAGTGGCTGGATGAATACTACAGCCAGCTGGATTTAGACTTtagccttttttcccccaaaccaGTGATAACTAGATTCAGCTTCACCGTATTTTAGGCGACTAATTAAGTGTCTCTCAATTTTATTAAATGGAGTCAGTTCTTAAATTTCTTTGGAGAAACTTAGAATTCCACTATTTAGTTGCACACAAACATTCTGcatgttttcagatttaaaacagTGCTGAGCTAAAGAGAAAGACGGGGGGAGTCTAATACAAAACATAGAGAGAGCAAGACAACAAACTAAGAACCTAATCCACAAAAGAATGAACTAAGATGGCAGCAGCCAGAAAACATAATCAACAGGCAAGAAACAGACATAAAGAAATCCAAACAAACACTTAAACACCTTAGGATCGTGGCAGTTATGCCAGTAAAAGTAGCATTGTGGCATTGTAGAGTGTAAGAAAATGACACAAGGTTTCTTAAAGCCTCAGTAGGTAGCATTagtaaaatgtagtttttacatatttattaaggctgtcactatgtcctgacaATAAAAGAggagacagataatctgtgaaaTAAATTAAGCTCCCCTGGCtcctccctgtggctctactgTTATTAGCAAAAATAGAtcgctcccggtcagaaacaaccaatcagagtcaGGGGACTCTCTTAGCAGTTTCAATCACACTCATGTACTAGCTGCTCACACCCCTCCCCCGGCCTGCGCGTACCgttgttaaaaacataatttctcaAGTGACACCTGCTCGGAAAAGAAAGACAAGAAGATAAGTGAACAGAAAAAGACTGATGACGAAAAGCAAGCTGGaaggtgtgcttgttcaaatTGTCAGGCTAAGTCCATGGTTTTCTCAgaactccctactgcagcttgAACCATTACTCACCAgtacaaatgtaaaaagtgtgacaTGTTTCATTCAAACCACCCGAGTCagtactttgaaaaaaacaaatcagtaaACAGTCTGTTGCCACCAGTCTGTCGGACTTACAtttgtactttgactaggccattctaaccaaTGAATCTGCTTTGATATGAACCATCCCATTGTAGTTttggttgtatgtttagggtggttgtcctgctggaaggtgaacctccacctccAGTCTCGGGTCTTCTGTAGCCTCTAataggttttcctccaggattgtcctggatttagtttcattcatcttcccatcaactctgaccagcttccctgtccctgctgaataaAAGGAGCTTTTTAAAACGTCTTTGTTGTGTCTCCTATGTGGTTTGTTCAGCTCTCCTATGGGAACGGTTTAtagctttcttttaacaaagggTTTCTTCTTACCAATGTCCCAAGAAGGTCAGATATTTGAGGCACACAAATATAGTTGTCAGTCTCTGATTTTGCCTgacctgtggatctctgcagctcctccagagttaccattgttttgcataaaatcataaaaatcttaaaataaatacaacagataaaaaacaaagtaataaataaaggttaggAATGTTGGATTAAATGacacagttttactgtttattaaaagccttcctgaataaaaatgtaataaatttgtatttaaatttgCCCAGGTCAGCAATTGAGTGGAGATCCAGAGGAACCTGGTTCCAGAGTCTGGGTGCCGCTACTGAGAAAGCCTGATCATCCCAATGCTTAATTTTAGTTCTCGGGAACATTCAAGAGGAATGTTTCTTTATATTATGATCTTCTAAAAATGATTGTAGTTGggtgaaaatatatatttttttttctacacccTTGAAAAGAAAGGGCCAAATGAGAAATATGTTAAACTAAGCTAAAACCAATGGACccaagtgagtttttttttttttaggaaaaagcGTTACAACATgtaacaaatacaaatacaagaTGTGTTTCACAATTTTGctctaacaaaaaaaagacactggTTCAAACAGCTGAAAAACAGCTGAACCAGCAGGGACAGCAGACTACTACATTAACAGGTGTACCAATAGCATGTCTAACACACAGCACCGTTTCAATGAAAAAGGAGAGATGTTTCTCATAAGTAGTGACTGAGGAATCTAGCAAAACAGATGTGGGTGGATTTATAACAGAGTTAATCGTATTAAATAACACCATAGCGCAATGATATGggacaaacctttttttttttctttaacagatCTCTGGTACTGAGCAAGACTGTTTCTCATAGGGAACAGAGGTATGTGTAGTCTGTTTGTGCTGCTGTTAACTGCAAAGCTATTTAACAGCAGCACAAACATCTACTAGCAGTTTTCCAGTACACCCAAAACTCAGATATGtcagatttcatttttttttttttttttttcttttttgtagcTGGTCTCTGAATCAATAGCAAATTTTCACAAAATGTCTTTTAGAGTCATTTGGTCTAGTCTGTGTTTTAAATTGCAACCAACATTTCAGAACTATTAAAAAATCTTGTGAAAACTTTCCGGATATTCATCTTCTCTGTTCGTACTTTACTTCCATTTGCAATTAAATAAAACCAGTAAGCAAGATTATTAGTGATCTGACTATAAGGACACTCATCAGCTTTGTCATCATTTAGAAAGACAGGAACTCTGTAAACATCTTTTACTTCCTATGTTTGCTTTAAATGAAAGCAAGACAGCCTGGAGCCTCCTCATCCTTTCCCCCTCTTCTAAACCTCCTTCCCTTCATTCAGAGGTTTGTGGTGTGCACTCAAACCGTCATCGGGAGAAATAGATGAAGTTTAATTGTCAAAAAAGAAGTTTAGGTAAGAAGAAGATTTGACTGGTTAGGCTTAAGAAACCACTATTCcccatgtaaaagaaaaaagtcggCAAAGGTTTACATCAGCAAGTGTTGGTTAAAACGTTCcagacaataatttaaaaccCAATCCTACAATTtgtagagggaaaaaaaactaaaaatcctTCAGTCTACATCAGTGGAAtctgttaaattattttactagTACTATTGATTGATCTCATTATTATATCAATAAGAAAGTTTTAAATGCCCCAAACACAGAAGCAGTGCTGATTAAAACAAAGGCCAGGCTGGTAAAGACAGGCTGGAAACAATAACTGTTTGTGGTTTGTATGGCCAGACTTAGTTCCTTAGAAATACATTTGTGAACAACTAGTTGGGTAAACAGTACATATGTTAGTAGGTTCTTGGAAGATTTTAGGTCAGAGCATTTTAGAGGGCTAAATGTACGTCTTTGAAGATGGTACCAGGATTCAGCTCATTTGGGTGGAGAATG
The DNA window shown above is from Fundulus heteroclitus isolate FHET01 chromosome 14, MU-UCD_Fhet_4.1, whole genome shotgun sequence and carries:
- the arsj gene encoding arylsulfatase J, which translates into the protein MFLRWPPVPLLLSLIVSPAWSVHNRGDEFEQPVSQPHIVFVLVDDQGFRDVGYHGSEIKTPNIDWLAAQGVKLENYYVQPLCSPSRSQLMTGRYQIHTGLQHSIIRATQPNCLPLENVTLPQKLKEAGYSTHMVGKWHLGFYKRGCLPTQRGFDTFFGSLLGSGDYYSHYKCEGPGMCGYDLYEGEEAAWEQDRGLYSTVMFTRKAVSILANHNPHRQPLFLYLAYQAVHSPLQVPAHYLERYKGIPNPHRRKYAAMVSCLDEAIHNLTQALKRFGYYDNTVIVYSTDNGGQPLAGGSNWPLRGSKATYWEGGIRGVGFVHSPLLVKKGSKCRSLVHITDWFPTLVTLGGGTLDEDLNLDGYDVWEAISEGRSSPRLDILHNIDPIYVKAKNGSWKAGYGLWNTAIQAALRVGHWKLLTGVPGYSDWVPPQTFSNQRLTTRHHNERVRWDRGKSVWLFNITADPYERVDLSQRYPHIVKKMLMRLVQYNKTAVPVRYPTKDLRSNPQYNGGVWGPWYKDEKQQREEEEEEGYNNLFMSHLGKRRWKNKSKNKKLKRKAEH